A portion of the Spirochaetaceae bacterium genome contains these proteins:
- a CDS encoding DUF721 domain-containing protein codes for MYNNYKKDSYYRAKKLVTPYIKENKIDKRRTSLKWADFVDSSLAANSLIYDITAGTLVIETNHNVYKNKILFMQRQILKKINEAYPILKLQTIKVVVKDNLMLIQ; via the coding sequence ATGTACAATAATTATAAAAAAGACAGTTATTATCGGGCTAAAAAATTGGTTACCCCTTACATAAAAGAGAATAAAATAGACAAAAGACGCACATCTTTAAAATGGGCCGATTTTGTTGATAGCTCGCTGGCAGCCAATAGTTTAATTTATGATATAACTGCCGGTACTTTGGTTATAGAAACCAACCATAATGTTTATAAAAATAAAATACTCTTTATGCAGCGGCAAATCCTTAAAAAAATTAATGAGGCCTACCCTATTTTAAAACTACAAACTATTAAGGTAGTGGTTAAAGATAATTTGATGCTAATCCAATAG